A single window of Sphaerodactylus townsendi isolate TG3544 linkage group LG03, MPM_Stown_v2.3, whole genome shotgun sequence DNA harbors:
- the RLN3 gene encoding relaxin-3: protein MHRLLLALLLGVLWSEMRLESEARMPPYSVKLCGREFIRAVIFTCGGSRWRRSGDLGGLPGGDSSEAFVTTSSSNEWDSIHVPAKDASDYFGSWRGRSPSEETWALDRGARDVMAGLSNACCKWGCSKSEISSLC, encoded by the exons ATGCACAGACTCCTCCTGGCGCTGCTCCTCGGGGTTCTGTGGTCTGAGATGAGGCTGGAGAGCGAAGCCAGGATGCCGCCATACAGCGTAAAACTGTGCGGCCGGGAGTTCATCCGTGCTGTCATTTTCACATGCGGAGGATCCCGGTGGAGACGGTCAG GAGATCTCGGAGGCCTTCCCGGAGGCGATTCCTCAGAAGCCTTTGTCACAACTTCTTCCTCCAACGAATGGGACTCAATCCACGTCCCCGCAAAGGACGCTTCGGATTATTTTGGGAGCTGGAGAGGCCGCAGTCCCTCGGAAGAGACCTGGGCCTTGGACCGTGGCGCTCGCGACGTGATGGCCGGGCTCAGCAACGCCTGCTGCAAATGGGGGTGCAGCAAGAGCGAAATCAGCTCCCTGTGCTAG